One stretch of Holophagaceae bacterium DNA includes these proteins:
- the gatC gene encoding Asp-tRNA(Asn)/Glu-tRNA(Gln) amidotransferase subunit GatC produces the protein MEVTREDVLRCAKLASLQLDETEIEPMRLAMARMLSHAESLDALPLEGVEPTTHGLNLILPRREDEVLECFTQAQALANAPEHDQGHFVVPKVMPG, from the coding sequence ATGGAAGTCACGCGCGAAGATGTGCTGCGCTGCGCAAAGCTCGCGAGCCTCCAGCTGGACGAAACAGAAATCGAACCCATGCGGCTGGCCATGGCCCGGATGCTGAGCCACGCTGAAAGCCTGGACGCGTTGCCTCTTGAGGGCGTGGAACCCACCACCCATGGCCTGAACCTGATCCTGCCCCGGCGCGAGGACGAGGTACTGGAGTGCTTCACCCAGGCCCAGGCCCTGGCCAATGCCCCGGAACACGACCAAGGCCATTTCGTCGTGCCGAAGGTGATGCCGGGCTGA
- the tsaD gene encoding tRNA (adenosine(37)-N6)-threonylcarbamoyltransferase complex transferase subunit TsaD: protein MFILGLESSCDDCSAAVVEETASGPVLRSLVRRSQDALHGPFGGVVPELAAREHLLQVRGTIAEALENAGIPLEGIDRIAVTQGPGLVGSLLTTFSASKAMAWRMGIPWVGVHHLLGHLNAARFAAPDLAFPALVLLVSGGHTHLYRAVDWTHLELLQKTRDDAAGEAFDKGARMLNLGYPGGPLVDACAQKASKAAAAFTPPKFRDGKPAWSFSGLKTAMKLRIAADPDLAFAGAGDPNVQSLCRSLQDAVSAWLLKPVAEWADAIGARSFIISGGVACNSRLRADAAQLAQRLGLRLAIPEPRFCTDNGAMIAAAGAMLPAVEAPWAENADSGLALG from the coding sequence ATGTTCATCCTCGGCCTCGAAAGTTCCTGCGACGACTGTTCTGCGGCGGTGGTGGAGGAGACTGCCTCGGGGCCTGTGTTGCGCTCCCTGGTGCGTCGCAGCCAGGACGCGCTGCACGGTCCTTTTGGGGGCGTGGTGCCGGAGCTGGCGGCCCGCGAGCATCTGCTGCAGGTGCGGGGCACCATCGCCGAGGCGTTGGAAAATGCCGGAATCCCGCTCGAAGGGATTGATCGCATCGCCGTCACCCAAGGCCCCGGCCTGGTGGGTTCCTTGCTCACCACTTTCTCCGCGAGCAAAGCCATGGCCTGGCGCATGGGCATTCCATGGGTGGGCGTGCACCATCTGCTGGGGCATCTCAACGCCGCGCGCTTCGCGGCGCCGGACCTGGCCTTCCCGGCCCTGGTCCTGCTGGTCAGCGGCGGGCACACGCATCTTTACCGGGCGGTGGACTGGACCCATCTGGAACTGCTTCAGAAAACCCGGGACGATGCCGCCGGCGAGGCCTTCGACAAAGGCGCGCGGATGCTGAACCTTGGCTATCCCGGCGGCCCCCTGGTGGACGCCTGCGCTCAAAAAGCCTCGAAGGCCGCAGCGGCTTTCACGCCGCCGAAATTCCGCGATGGCAAACCCGCCTGGAGCTTTTCGGGGCTGAAGACGGCCATGAAACTGCGCATCGCAGCGGATCCGGACCTGGCCTTCGCCGGGGCCGGCGACCCAAACGTCCAGAGCCTCTGCCGCAGTTTGCAGGATGCGGTTTCCGCTTGGCTGCTCAAACCAGTGGCCGAATGGGCGGACGCCATCGGGGCCCGGAGTTTCATCATTTCCGGCGGTGTGGCCTGCAACTCCAGGCTGCGGGCCGATGCAGCGCAGCTCGCGCAGCGACTGGGCCTGCGCCTGGCCATCCCCGAGCCCAGGTTCTGCACCGACAACGGCGCCATGATCGCGGCGGCCGGAGCCATGCTGCCAGCGGTGGAAGCGCCCTGGGCTGAAAACGCCGATTCGGGATTGGCGCTCGGCTAA
- the priA gene encoding primosomal protein N' has translation MPLVPTRIELARPLPPLTYLAPEGIPSGVRVRVKLRNGAAMGVVLGADPRPPSVKLKPIESVVDPFPLLPPKLRDLLAFAAEYYAVSIAHLMPLCLPIALIPDWEIELENGERLADLRDAGRWAELAAHGEAWHRGEETLRGLLHSRGRRGAGLTEVRRTALPHPLKVTPTQAKALVDLEAAGGTMLESELRERTGASAAILAALEAKGLIQRTRRLDLLSRRREEGIDQRVTLNHEQWVAAEAVDRSDFGVHLLSGVTGSGKTEVYLELAERVLRQGRRVLWLVPEIGLTPGLLARLEARFPGQVALGHAELNLSEKQADVVRLLQDEAPIFVGVRNAALAPLRNIGLIVVDEEHEGSYKSEEHPRIHARDLAIKRGQIEHCPVVLGSATPSLESWQAAQQGRYKLLKLTQRPSGIDLPEVQVVDLRDAFREQRKRVVFSKPLLAGISESLARGEQAMLLLNRRGFENFWMCRSCGKPLDCPHCAVSLTYHKGPYRLRCHLCGFEAVPPEVCPHCHADHLRGVGEGTEQIEDQLQALFPKARILRLDRDTTTRKGSMEAGLLAAERGQVDILVGTQMLAKGHNFPHLTLVGILNADQGLRFPDFRAAERTFQLLTQVAGRSGRAAKPGRVVLQTYSPDHPAIAFAIRQDFEGFAGQELDYREALAYPPFTALALFRSEADSMEAAKQALEIQKARFASVPGLRLLGPLEAPVSKVRDRFRMHLLVKARQRSGISAALQAAPLLAGGPVVLDRDPINFG, from the coding sequence GTGCCCCTCGTCCCCACCCGCATTGAACTGGCGCGGCCGCTGCCGCCGCTGACCTACCTGGCGCCGGAAGGAATTCCGTCCGGCGTGCGGGTGCGGGTGAAGCTGCGCAACGGCGCGGCCATGGGGGTGGTGCTGGGCGCGGACCCACGGCCGCCTTCGGTGAAGCTGAAACCCATCGAATCCGTCGTGGATCCCTTCCCGCTGCTGCCGCCGAAGCTTCGCGACCTGCTGGCCTTCGCCGCCGAGTATTACGCCGTGAGCATCGCGCACCTCATGCCGCTCTGCCTTCCGATTGCCTTGATCCCGGATTGGGAGATCGAACTCGAGAACGGCGAACGGCTGGCGGATCTGCGCGATGCGGGACGGTGGGCCGAGTTGGCGGCGCACGGCGAGGCCTGGCATCGCGGCGAGGAAACCCTGCGCGGTCTGTTGCACAGCCGCGGCCGCCGTGGCGCCGGCCTGACCGAAGTGCGCCGCACCGCGCTGCCGCACCCGCTGAAGGTCACGCCCACACAGGCCAAGGCCCTGGTGGACCTGGAAGCAGCCGGCGGAACGATGCTGGAATCGGAGCTTAGGGAACGCACGGGTGCGAGCGCGGCGATACTCGCGGCCCTGGAAGCCAAGGGCCTGATCCAGCGCACCCGGCGGCTGGATCTGCTGTCCCGGCGGCGGGAGGAGGGCATTGATCAGCGCGTCACGCTGAACCATGAACAGTGGGTGGCGGCCGAGGCCGTGGATAGGTCTGATTTCGGCGTGCATCTTTTGTCGGGCGTGACGGGCTCGGGCAAGACCGAGGTCTATCTCGAACTGGCGGAACGGGTGTTGCGCCAGGGCAGGCGCGTCCTTTGGCTGGTGCCGGAGATCGGCCTGACGCCTGGGCTGCTGGCCAGGCTTGAAGCCCGCTTCCCGGGACAGGTGGCCCTTGGGCACGCGGAGCTGAACCTCTCGGAAAAGCAGGCGGATGTGGTGCGCCTGCTGCAGGACGAGGCGCCCATCTTCGTGGGAGTCCGGAACGCGGCGCTCGCGCCCCTCCGGAACATCGGCCTCATCGTGGTGGATGAGGAACACGAGGGCTCCTACAAGTCCGAGGAGCACCCCCGGATCCATGCCCGCGACCTGGCCATCAAGCGGGGGCAGATCGAGCACTGCCCGGTGGTCCTGGGATCGGCCACGCCCTCCCTGGAAAGCTGGCAGGCCGCCCAGCAGGGCCGCTACAAGCTGCTGAAGCTCACCCAGCGGCCCAGTGGCATCGACCTTCCGGAAGTCCAGGTGGTGGATCTGAGGGACGCCTTCCGCGAACAGCGGAAGCGGGTTGTTTTTTCGAAGCCGCTGCTGGCGGGCATCTCCGAGTCGCTGGCCCGCGGAGAGCAGGCCATGCTCCTGCTCAACCGCCGGGGCTTCGAGAATTTCTGGATGTGCCGTTCCTGCGGCAAGCCGCTGGATTGCCCCCATTGCGCCGTGAGCCTGACCTACCACAAGGGGCCGTACCGGCTCCGCTGCCATCTCTGTGGATTCGAAGCGGTGCCACCGGAGGTCTGCCCCCATTGCCATGCGGACCACCTGCGCGGGGTCGGCGAGGGCACCGAGCAGATCGAAGACCAATTGCAGGCGCTGTTCCCCAAGGCGCGCATCCTGCGGTTGGACCGGGACACCACCACCCGCAAGGGTTCCATGGAAGCGGGCCTGCTGGCGGCGGAGCGGGGCCAGGTGGACATTCTCGTGGGCACGCAGATGCTGGCAAAAGGACACAACTTCCCGCACCTGACATTGGTGGGGATCCTCAACGCCGACCAGGGCCTCCGTTTCCCGGATTTCCGCGCGGCCGAGCGGACCTTCCAATTGCTGACCCAAGTCGCGGGGCGCTCCGGACGGGCCGCAAAACCCGGTCGCGTGGTCCTGCAGACCTACAGCCCGGACCACCCGGCCATCGCCTTTGCCATCCGCCAGGATTTCGAAGGTTTCGCCGGCCAGGAACTGGACTATCGGGAGGCCCTGGCCTACCCGCCGTTCACGGCGCTCGCGCTCTTTCGCAGCGAAGCGGATTCGATGGAGGCCGCGAAGCAGGCCCTTGAAATCCAGAAAGCCAGGTTCGCCTCCGTGCCGGGCTTGCGGTTGCTGGGGCCGCTGGAGGCTCCGGTATCCAAAGTCAGGGACCGTTTCCGCATGCACCTCTTGGTGAAGGCCCGTCAGAGAAGCGGGATTTCCGCCGCCCTCCAGGCAGCGCCGCTGTTGGCTGGGGGGCCTGTGGTGCTGGATCGCGATCCCATCAATTTCGGGTGA
- a CDS encoding prepilin-type N-terminal cleavage/methylation domain-containing protein has product MKHPPNPQKGFSLIELLVVLAIVGVLAIAGISMMGNRTGGAVRGLLDELEGGLLDAHKFAVATGRDVTIVSQGKWTPGEPLVMVRGDATITTLAPLQWSNILNDLRDGHPDLPTTDKTGFTTNQISSLSLSFRLNSTATSLAREHMNAGIAVQGSPWWANAMMVSGGKQNEDITSVEPFKSDAGFNAAVTAPNFLFDGAGTPNHTEISGANKRFNSTFVIPVVGISGGNAIPGGAMGLIVVQNNGATIYKFYNPGVRDGDGKWRRI; this is encoded by the coding sequence ATGAAGCACCCACCCAACCCCCAGAAGGGCTTCAGCCTGATCGAGCTATTGGTGGTGCTGGCCATCGTCGGAGTCCTGGCTATCGCAGGGATCTCCATGATGGGCAACCGCACCGGAGGCGCGGTGCGTGGCCTTCTCGACGAACTCGAGGGCGGTCTGCTCGATGCCCACAAGTTCGCGGTGGCCACGGGCAGGGATGTGACCATCGTGTCCCAGGGCAAGTGGACCCCGGGCGAGCCCCTGGTCATGGTCCGTGGGGACGCCACCATCACCACCCTCGCTCCTCTGCAGTGGAGCAACATCCTGAATGACCTGAGGGATGGCCATCCGGACCTTCCCACCACCGACAAGACTGGGTTCACCACCAATCAGATCTCTTCGCTTTCCCTTTCCTTCCGCCTGAATTCCACCGCCACGAGTCTGGCACGCGAGCATATGAATGCGGGCATCGCCGTGCAGGGCAGTCCCTGGTGGGCGAACGCCATGATGGTTTCCGGTGGAAAACAGAATGAGGACATCACCAGCGTGGAGCCCTTCAAGTCCGATGCGGGTTTCAACGCGGCGGTCACGGCCCCGAACTTCCTCTTCGATGGCGCCGGAACCCCGAACCATACGGAAATCAGCGGCGCCAACAAGCGGTTCAATTCCACCTTCGTGATTCCGGTCGTCGGCATCAGCGGCGGCAACGCCATTCCGGGCGGGGCCATGGGCCTGATCGTCGTGCAGAACAATGGGGCAACCATCTACAAGTTCTACAATCCCGGCGTCCGTGATGGTGACGGCAAATGGCGGAGGATCTGA
- a CDS encoding prepilin-type N-terminal cleavage/methylation domain-containing protein: MRLTSNRSAAGRRKGQAGFSMIEMLMTAFILAIGILGLSMLQVMSLKASRGSRSLTTAVQVGEKVMDQVEMEGRLSWLNITDSQYTVPPAVPTQYVSLAASAPPAGGLEQVFNIKGQDPQPSSTDPADKNPYFTVTTYRLPDAVGGGATGNMSNFVVQVDFVDIVNATTNAQVHRTVTLTRRILHG, encoded by the coding sequence ATGCGTCTAACTTCCAATCGCAGCGCGGCTGGCCGGCGGAAGGGCCAGGCGGGGTTCAGCATGATCGAGATGCTGATGACCGCCTTCATCCTGGCCATCGGAATTCTCGGCCTGTCCATGCTCCAGGTCATGTCTCTCAAGGCCTCCCGGGGCAGCCGCAGCCTCACCACCGCGGTTCAAGTGGGCGAGAAGGTCATGGATCAGGTCGAGATGGAGGGCCGCCTCAGCTGGCTCAACATCACGGACAGCCAATACACCGTCCCCCCCGCGGTTCCCACCCAGTATGTCTCGCTGGCGGCCAGCGCCCCTCCCGCAGGCGGACTCGAGCAGGTCTTCAACATCAAGGGGCAGGATCCCCAGCCCAGTTCCACAGACCCCGCGGACAAGAACCCCTATTTCACGGTGACGACCTACCGCCTTCCGGACGCGGTCGGTGGGGGAGCCACCGGGAACATGAGCAATTTCGTCGTGCAGGTTGATTTCGTGGACATCGTCAACGCCACCACGAACGCCCAGGTCCACCGCACGGTCACCCTCACCCGGAGGATCCTCCATGGCTAG
- the rsmA gene encoding ribosomal RNA small subunit methyltransferase A — MDEPPRSLRPKKEFGQHFLVAPGAVRAIVGETLRCEAPALLEIGPGGGAITGPLLSDGRPLFAMELDEEAGAVLRDRFAAAGNFHLAMGDATELPMPGPGPWAVVGNLPYNAATAILTRFLVEDIPWQRMVLMFQLEVGQKLMGKPSEKNYGPLSALAQLTTKMTKLLKLGPSAFAPPPKVDSIVITFEPRVDAPPLELRMPFLGWLHHSFGHRRKTLSNNWSGTHAPELVRGILESEGLDPAIRAEALTPEQCWRLFMAFQRTERTIH; from the coding sequence ATGGATGAACCCCCGCGCAGCCTCCGGCCCAAGAAGGAATTCGGCCAGCATTTCCTGGTGGCGCCGGGCGCGGTCCGGGCCATCGTGGGAGAGACGCTTCGCTGCGAGGCCCCGGCCTTGCTGGAAATCGGGCCCGGCGGCGGGGCCATCACGGGGCCGCTGCTGTCGGATGGGCGGCCGCTGTTCGCCATGGAACTCGACGAGGAGGCCGGCGCGGTCCTGCGGGATCGGTTCGCCGCCGCCGGGAATTTCCATTTGGCCATGGGCGATGCGACGGAACTGCCCATGCCGGGCCCCGGCCCCTGGGCGGTGGTGGGCAATCTGCCCTACAACGCCGCCACGGCCATCCTCACGCGCTTCCTGGTGGAAGACATCCCGTGGCAGCGGATGGTGCTGATGTTCCAGCTCGAAGTGGGCCAGAAACTCATGGGCAAGCCTTCGGAAAAAAATTATGGACCCCTTTCGGCGCTGGCCCAGCTCACCACGAAAATGACCAAGCTGTTGAAGCTCGGACCCTCCGCTTTCGCGCCGCCTCCCAAAGTCGACTCCATCGTGATCACCTTCGAGCCCCGGGTGGACGCGCCGCCGCTCGAGCTGCGGATGCCGTTCCTGGGCTGGCTTCACCATAGTTTCGGCCATCGCCGCAAAACGCTTTCCAACAATTGGTCCGGAACGCATGCTCCGGAACTGGTGCGTGGCATCCTGGAAAGCGAAGGGCTCGATCCCGCCATCCGCGCGGAGGCCCTGACGCCCGAACAGTGCTGGCGGCTGTTCATGGCGTTTCAAAGAACCGAAAGGACCATTCATTGA
- a CDS encoding ribonuclease J → MTGLQAFHHAPPFEGWDQPPAPGELRLVPIGGLGEFGMNALAVHCAGGLVLIDCGQLFPSDDQPGIDRIVPDFAYLEPFADQVLAVLLTHGHEDHIGALPYFLRRWPVPVYGTAFTLGLVAGKCREHEIPTEGILREVHDFDRRAVGPFEAEWVPVTHSIPDACAIALHTPNGTIVHSGDFKLDAHPTDGRLTGMARLRSLGGEGVRMLLSDSTNVMQLDPTPSESVCAGGLRDALQKTKGRLVVATFSSNIHRLQTVADLAYETGRSVCMVGRSLERNIELARSLGRFKLPDDILVKPADAYRYQPGELVLVCTGSQGEPQSGLMRILRGEVKNLALGVGDRLILSARPIPGNEVGVSRMLDAAARLGVETSLDGIGPIHATGHGHRPDLKTMIETLKPDHMVPVHGTFRNLQAHGAVAKGAGWATDHIHLLDGGSCLVLAEDGSVRNSGQVPVGRCFIDEGVEHSVDARVVHDRLILQEDGVIFATLMLDPDGDRVGEPSILSRGFVMLSDDEAYGDLLGAALIKAFDEAPRAIRKDREALKELLRQSLRRVIRKTTQTRPLVVPVLLDAPSEN, encoded by the coding sequence TTGACAGGCCTCCAAGCTTTCCACCACGCGCCTCCCTTTGAAGGCTGGGACCAGCCCCCGGCGCCCGGGGAACTGCGCCTGGTGCCCATCGGCGGCCTCGGCGAGTTCGGCATGAATGCCCTCGCCGTGCATTGCGCCGGCGGCCTGGTGCTCATCGATTGCGGCCAGCTCTTCCCCTCGGACGACCAGCCGGGCATCGACCGCATCGTGCCGGACTTCGCCTACCTGGAGCCCTTCGCGGACCAGGTGCTGGCGGTGCTGCTCACCCACGGCCACGAGGACCACATCGGCGCGCTGCCCTACTTCCTGCGCCGCTGGCCGGTGCCGGTCTACGGCACGGCCTTCACCCTGGGCCTGGTGGCCGGGAAATGCCGCGAGCACGAGATTCCCACGGAAGGCATCCTGCGGGAGGTGCATGATTTCGACCGCCGCGCGGTGGGGCCCTTCGAAGCGGAATGGGTCCCCGTCACCCACAGCATCCCCGACGCCTGCGCCATCGCGCTGCACACGCCCAACGGCACCATCGTCCACAGCGGCGATTTCAAGCTGGATGCGCATCCTACAGATGGCCGGCTCACGGGCATGGCGCGCTTGCGGTCGCTTGGCGGGGAAGGCGTCCGCATGCTGCTTTCGGATTCCACCAATGTGATGCAGTTGGACCCCACGCCTTCGGAATCCGTCTGCGCCGGAGGCCTCCGCGACGCGCTCCAGAAAACGAAGGGGCGCCTGGTGGTGGCCACGTTTTCATCCAACATCCACCGCTTGCAGACCGTGGCGGATCTGGCCTATGAAACCGGCCGGAGCGTCTGCATGGTGGGCCGCTCCCTGGAACGGAACATCGAATTGGCCAGGTCCCTGGGCCGCTTCAAGCTCCCGGACGACATCCTGGTGAAGCCCGCCGATGCCTACCGCTACCAGCCCGGGGAGCTGGTCCTGGTCTGCACCGGCAGCCAGGGCGAACCTCAGAGCGGGCTGATGCGGATCCTGCGGGGCGAGGTGAAGAACCTGGCCCTGGGCGTGGGGGACCGGCTCATCCTCAGCGCCCGCCCCATTCCCGGCAACGAAGTGGGCGTCTCGCGAATGCTGGACGCCGCAGCCCGCTTGGGCGTGGAGACGAGCCTGGACGGCATCGGCCCCATCCACGCCACCGGGCACGGGCATCGGCCGGATCTGAAGACCATGATCGAAACCCTCAAACCCGACCACATGGTGCCCGTGCACGGGACTTTCCGGAATCTGCAAGCCCACGGTGCCGTGGCCAAAGGAGCGGGTTGGGCGACGGACCACATCCATCTCCTGGACGGCGGTTCGTGCCTGGTGCTGGCGGAGGATGGATCAGTTCGTAATTCCGGCCAAGTTCCGGTTGGTCGCTGTTTTATTGACGAAGGGGTCGAACATAGCGTGGATGCCCGTGTGGTGCATGACCGCCTGATCCTGCAGGAGGACGGCGTCATCTTCGCCACGCTGATGCTGGATCCGGATGGCGATCGCGTGGGCGAACCCTCGATCCTGAGCCGTGGCTTCGTGATGCTTTCCGATGACGAGGCCTATGGCGACCTGTTGGGGGCCGCGCTCATCAAAGCCTTTGATGAAGCGCCCCGGGCCATCCGCAAGGACCGGGAGGCCCTGAAGGAACTGCTTCGCCAATCCCTGCGCCGGGTCATCCGCAAGACCACGCAGACCAGGCCGCTGGTGGTGCCGGTGCTCCTGGATGCGCCCTCGGAAAACTAG
- a CDS encoding sigma-70 family RNA polymerase sigma factor, whose protein sequence is MMALTETFDRPEPSMTQADLDSPYHAPEVRVWVEAAQGGDQAAFANLVQRFQRDVYGKAISILKRHQDADDVVQETFLRVYRALPGFRHESSFRTWLITITTRQALNYLDRMRNNQESLDLAEEGMEHPALRIEDNQMTALLDQESRRLLREAIPRLPKRQKQALMLKLHNDWKYERIALEMGTSVGSVKAHIFHAIKNLTTYIHGGKP, encoded by the coding sequence ATGATGGCCCTCACCGAGACCTTCGACAGACCCGAGCCATCCATGACCCAGGCCGACCTAGACTCCCCCTACCACGCGCCCGAGGTGCGGGTCTGGGTCGAGGCCGCCCAAGGGGGCGACCAGGCGGCCTTCGCCAACCTGGTGCAGCGCTTCCAGCGGGATGTCTACGGCAAGGCCATTTCCATCCTGAAGCGCCACCAGGACGCCGACGATGTGGTCCAGGAGACTTTCCTGAGGGTCTACCGGGCCCTTCCGGGTTTCCGGCATGAAAGCTCTTTCCGCACCTGGCTCATCACGATCACCACCCGCCAGGCCCTGAACTACCTCGACCGGATGCGCAACAACCAGGAAAGCCTGGATCTGGCGGAGGAGGGAATGGAACATCCCGCCCTCCGCATCGAAGACAATCAGATGACGGCCCTGCTGGATCAGGAATCCCGGCGCCTGCTCCGGGAAGCCATCCCCAGGCTGCCCAAGCGGCAAAAACAGGCCTTGATGCTCAAGTTGCACAACGACTGGAAATACGAACGCATCGCCCTGGAAATGGGCACTTCCGTCGGAAGCGTCAAAGCCCACATCTTCCATGCCATCAAGAACCTCACGACCTACATCCATGGAGGCAAACCATGA
- the hpt gene encoding hypoxanthine phosphoribosyltransferase, whose translation MNPSRDRIVPMLSEAQIRTRIQELGAQIGADYAAKDVVVVGLLNGVYPFFADLTRAIQLDFDIGFMQVSSYHGGTESTGEVKIVKDLDSAIQGRHCLVVEDIVDTGTTLFKVRNLLLDRGPLSLKVCTLLDKPSRRKTPVPVDYVGFTIEDHFVVGYGLDLDGKFRNLPFVGIYQP comes from the coding sequence ATGAATCCCAGCCGCGACCGCATCGTGCCCATGCTTTCCGAAGCCCAGATCCGGACCCGGATCCAGGAGCTGGGAGCCCAGATCGGTGCGGACTACGCCGCCAAGGATGTCGTGGTGGTGGGCCTTCTCAACGGCGTCTACCCTTTCTTTGCGGACCTCACCCGCGCGATCCAACTGGACTTCGATATCGGCTTCATGCAGGTGTCCAGCTACCATGGCGGCACCGAAAGCACGGGCGAAGTCAAGATCGTGAAGGACCTGGATTCCGCCATCCAGGGCCGCCACTGCCTGGTGGTGGAGGACATCGTGGACACGGGCACCACCCTGTTCAAGGTGCGCAACCTGCTGCTGGACCGCGGACCGCTCAGCCTGAAAGTCTGCACCCTGCTGGACAAACCCAGCCGGCGGAAGACCCCGGTGCCCGTGGATTATGTCGGTTTCACCATCGAGGACCATTTCGTCGTGGGCTACGGGCTCGACCTGGATGGCAAATTCCGCAATCTGCCCTTCGTGGGGATCTACCAGCCATGA